In Aspergillus flavus chromosome 3, complete sequence, one genomic interval encodes:
- a CDS encoding putative neutral/alkaline nonlysosomal ceramidase: MTCLLLRSMKPVGFLPVLIMIFFWWSVGSLSHPTDGTGSDETRDTKHGSTFLVGVGKADITGAVVQIPFAGYGKMNQTGTGLRQRTYARSFVFADPANITNSFIYVVLDTQSGDTAVRYGILQGLQTLGGKYGNFREHNVAVGGTHQHSGPGGWMNYLLPQIATLGFDKQTYTAIVDGALLSVQRAYDSLAPSTISVGTINIEDANINRSPYSYLANPAAERAQYSSDTDTTMTLLTFDRLSDGKTTGVLSFFSVHGTSLYNNNTLVTGDNKGVAAYLFERGATNDARFADNFVAGFSQSSVGDMSPNVLGPFCEDTGLPCDFKTSTCNGRAEFCQARGPYFNEGDNGAKSAFEIGRRQYNAAFQLYGQISSGSGVLLAGESAVASYHTYQNMSGYEFISPFNGRLLSTCYAALGSSFGGGTSDGPGAFDFTQNNTSPNPFWRLVRGGLHQPGPEQIKCQSPKQILFDLGAMNNPYAWAPDIVDVQALRLGQLLVIVSPSELTTMSGRRWKATIAGAAQSVLSISDPIVVLASPADSYAHYVTTEEEYTVQRYEGASTLYGPNQLAAYVNLSLAYLPYLGVPNAVAQLPKLPEGPRPPVTTNYSLAFVPGVAFDSPPFGHSFGDVLSSSTPYFYMVGDYVSATFVGANPRNDLRLEKTYAAVEMNIDGIWEVVRTDADWNLVFEWKQTNVLLGTSQVTLTWHIEDSYYLSGWGNALQRGIYRLHYYGESKNAFGTISSFEGVGPEFSLQI; this comes from the exons ATGACATGCCTATTACTTCGAAGCATGAAACCGGTGGGTTTTCTACCAGTTTTGATAATGATATTTTTTTGGTGGAGCGTTGGGTCCTTGAGTCATCCGACCGATGGAACGGGGAGTGATGAGACGCGAGACACCAAGCATGGAAGCACGTTCCTTGTCGGTGTAGGAAAGGCCGATATCACTGG TGCTGTGGTTCAGATCCCTTTTGCAGGTTACGGGAAGATGAACCAGACAGGAACTGGTCTCCGCCAGAGAACTTACGCTCGGTCATTTGTCTTTGCTGATCCTGCCAATATCACCAACTCTTTCATTTACGTTGTACTCGATACACAATCGGGTGATACTGCAGTCCGATATGGCATTCTTCAAGGCCTTCAAACCCTTGGAGGCAAATATGGGAATTTTAGAGAACACAATGTAGCAGTGGGTGGGACACACCAACACTCAGGGCCCGGGGGATGGATGAACTATTTGCTTCCTCAGATAGCGACACTTGGTTTTGATAAGCAGACTTACACCGCAATTGTTGATGGGGCTCTTCTTTCAGTTCAAAGAGCATATGACAGTCTAGCCCCCAGCACGATCAGCGTCGGTACGATCAATATTGAGGATGCAAACATCAACCGCAGCCCATATTCTTACCTGGCGAACCCGGCGGCTGAACGTGCTCAGTACAGTTCCGATACGGATACAACAATGACACTCCTAACGTTTGATCGCCTCTCGGATGGTAAAACCACTGGTGTATTGTCCTTTTTCTCTGTGCATGGCACCTCTCTCTACAACAACAATACACTTGTTACAGGAGACAACAAAGGCGTTGCAGCCTATCTCTTTGAGAGAGGTGCTACCAACGATGCTCGATTCGCTGATAATTTTGTCGCTGGGTTTTCACAATCAAGCGTTGGAGACATGAGTCCCAATGTGCTGGGTCCGTTTTGTGAAGATACGGGATTGCCGTGTGACTTCAAAACCAGCACGTGCAATGGCCGGGCCGAGTTTTGTCAAGCGCGTGGCCCTTACTTCAACGAAGGTGATAACGGGGCCAAAAGTGCATTTGAGATAGGCCGTCGCCAATACAACGCTGCCTTTCAGCTATATGGGCAAATATCCTCCGGCTCAGGAGTACTACTCGCCGGAGAATCAGCCGTGGCGTCTTACCATACATACCAGAACATGTCGGGCTACGAATTCATTTCTCCGTTCAATGGTCGTCTTCTATCGACTTGCTACGCGGCCCTGGGCAGTTCATTTGGAGGAGGAACCAGTGATGGACCGGGGGCCTTTGATTTTACCCAGAATAATACATCCCCCAATCCCTTCTGGCGGCTAGTGCGGGGTGGTCTTCACCAACCTGGGCCTGAACAAATCAAGTGTCAATCTCCAAAGCAGATCTTGTTTGATCTTGGAGCAATGAACAATCCATATGCATGGGCTCCTGATATCGTCGATGTTCAAGCCCTTCGCCTGGGCCAGCTTCTTGTCATAGTTTCTCCAAGCGAGCTCACTACTATGTCTGGACGTCGATGGAAAGCCACTATTGCGGGCGCGGCCCAAAGTGTTCTATCCATCTCCGATCCTATCGTTGTTCTGGCATCTCCAGCAGACTCATACGCACACTATGTCACCACAGAGGAGGAATATACCGTGCAGCGTTATGAAGGCGCATCAACTCTTTACGGACCCAACCAGCTAGCGGCATATGTAAACCTTAGTCTGGCATACCTGCCGTATCTGGGAGTCCCAAATGCAGTGGCACAATTGCCCAAACTTCCTGAAGGCCCCAGGCCTCCAGTTACTACGAATTACTCTCTTGCATTCGTCCCTGGTGTCGCCTTCGACAGCCCCCCTTTTGGCCATTCGTTTGGGGATGTCTTATCTTCTTCGACACCATACTTCTACATGGTGGGAGATTACGTTTCAGCCACCTTTGTTGGGGCTAATCCACGTAATGACCTGCGCTTAGAAAAAACCTATGCAGCAGTGGAGATGAATATTGACGGTATTTGGGAAGTAGTGCGTACTGACGCGGACTGGAACCTGGTCTTTGAATGGAAGCAAACAAACGTACTGCTGGGTACGAGTCAAGTGACCTTGACCTGGCATATCGAGGACTCATATTACCTGTCAGGCTGGGGCAACGCTCTACAGCGTGGGATTTATCGTCTGCATTATTATGGAGAGTCTAAAAATGCGTTTGGAACGATCTCCTCTTTTGAAGGAGTGGGGCCCGAGTTTAGCCTTCAAATCTAA
- a CDS encoding amino acid permease family protein, protein MSHSPPSQVKKHLNGITLLCLTFVICNSWAGISGSLQLAILAGGPATLVYSIIVAATAYLAIAASMAELAVVYPSAGGQYHIASILAPERWRQGVSYTCGLLALFSWLVIGVSVTSIAAQQLMALVATSLSDFVPQPWHIFFVYQGLALLAIIYNTFFLKKNPWTHNVAFILTISLFSVCFILLLVRGNPKQSHDFVWNTFLNYTGWPDGVCFLIGLTTSCYMFNGLDGAMHMAEESSNPERVVPRTMLGAVGIGFTTGFAYAVAQVYAISDIEEVMTTMQWVPFVVMEQGFRSRTIAIVIVSISIVMAMTIIIATQEASSRLAWVLARDKGLLFSQYIEHVHPHLEVPIRSLLLIWVLTFICGFLYLASQTAFNAIIGSSVILQQLSFGIPILLIIARKRSTAYLSPARSFRMPNILGWVVNIYAVAFITLMAAILCLPVINPTSALTMNYTCVILGFCLLLALANWWLYAKDHYNGPVIETWDSYEAEPASVSTSLSQTKKGNEGTA, encoded by the exons ATGAGCCACTCTCCTCCTAGCCAGGTGAAGAAACATTTGAACGGCATCACTTTGCTTTGCCTGACTTTTGTTATATGTAATAGCTGGGCTGGTATTTCCGGAAGCCTTCAGCTAGCAATCCTGGCTGGAGGACCAGCCACCCTGGTCTACTCAATCATCGTCGCCGCTACAGCCTACTTGGCAATAGCAGCATCAATGGCAGAGTTGGCAGTCGTTTACCCAAGCGCAGGTGGGCAATATCACATCGCCTCTATCCTCGCCCCAGAGCGATGGAGACAAGGAGTATCATATACGTGTGGGCTATTGGCGCTTTTCTCTTGGCTTGTTATTGGAGTTTCTGTCACCAGCATTGCAGCCCAGCAACTTATGGCTTTGGTAGCTACGAGCCTCTCGGATTTTGTGCCTCAGCCCTGGcacattttctttgtctacCAAGGACTTGCGCTCCTCGCAATAATATACAACACCTTTTttctgaagaagaaccctTGGACACACAATGTTGCCT TTATCCTTACAATTTCCCTATTTTCTGTGTGTTTCATTCTCTTACTTGTAAGAGGGAACCCGAAACAATCGCACGACTTCGTCTGGAACACGTTCTTGAATTATACTGGGTGGCCAGACGGTGTGTGCTTCCTCATCGGTCTCACGACATCTTGCTACATGTTCAATGGCCTCGATGGTGCCATGCACATGGCCGAGGAGTCCAGCAATCCAGAAAGAGTCGTACCTCGCACTATGCTGGGTGCAGTTGGAATCGGCTTTACCACTGGGTTTGCCTATGCAGTGGCCCAAGTTTATGCTATATCTGATATCGAAGAAGTCATGACCACTATGCA GTGGGTTCCGTTTGTTGTTATGGAGCAAGGATTCCGATCTCGCACAATCGCTATAGTTATAGTTTCCATCAGCATTGTCATGGCGATGACTATCATAATTGCTACTCAGGAGGCTTCCTCCCGCCTGGCCTGGGTTCTGGCACGTGATAAGGGGCTATTATTCTCACAGTACATTGAGCATGTTCATCCTCACTTGGAAGTTCCCATTCGGAGCTTACTCCTAATCTGGGTGCTAACATTTATATGCGGCTTCTTATATCTCGCTTCTCAAACGG CCTTCAATGCAATTATAGGCTCGTCCGTTATTCTTCAGCAGCTATCGTTCGGCATACCTATTCTCCTAATAATTGCTCGAAAGCGATCAACAGCCTACTTGTCCCCTGCTCGCAGCTTCCGTATGCCCAATATCTTGGGTTGGGTTGTTAATATATATGCGGTTGCATTCATCACCCTCATGGCTGCTATACTGTGCCTGCCAGTCATTAACCCAACCTCTGCACTTACGATGA ATTACACATGCGTGATTCTAGGATTTTGTCTTTTACTTGCTCTGGCAAATTGGTGGCTGTATGCCAAGGACCATTACAATGGGCCTGTCATAGAAACGTGGGATAGCTATGAAGCTGAGCCAGCTAGTGTCTCCACCAGCCTTTCTCAGACCAAAAAAGGGAACGAAGGTACTGCATAG